The following are from one region of the Sulfitobacter indolifex genome:
- a CDS encoding sensor histidine kinase: MVTKTIAGSVRVATIFIVATFLVYSSIVGALVYHGHSSAEDRAESSAAAAAKAVKINTGWIVEVARQALRRMDFALGSDVQSSQSATLVSIKDALEGLPDSAKAYIVTAEGQTLYTTDPNAPNIDIRDREYFAVPAGGQQFFTSSLLTSRIDGSPIFTFSQRLEREGAFVGVAIISFDAALLGELLASLGLGQGAALAILRADGMLVARYPPVDGPLDLSQHVIFKDHLPNADAGAYISTSPIDGEKRFVGYQTLPDSALIAIASGRYDETMARFWRRVQVFLAIVIPTILALAACAIWIIRLLRREAQKNEALETALEANTMLFREIHHRVKNNMQSMQALVAMHKLPKTVETNFKLRLAAMSTVHEHMYNHDKYAALDAPAFIASMTENIFKAHGASEHLSLDIDRISISHEQATSLAMLINEVVTNSLKYAGSDRDTAEIRIRLKLLGNNRANLVIVDNGPGFDPKTRPLGMGTKIIQGMALQLQGTYSYAFDGGTIFSLEFPVA; this comes from the coding sequence ATGGTGACCAAGACGATTGCGGGTTCAGTGCGCGTCGCGACCATATTTATTGTCGCGACCTTTCTTGTCTATTCCAGCATTGTGGGCGCGCTTGTCTATCACGGGCACAGCTCGGCGGAAGATCGGGCCGAAAGCTCTGCGGCAGCCGCGGCCAAGGCGGTCAAGATCAACACCGGCTGGATTGTCGAAGTGGCCCGCCAAGCGCTGCGCCGCATGGATTTTGCCTTGGGATCCGATGTTCAGTCCAGCCAATCTGCGACCTTAGTGAGCATCAAGGACGCGCTTGAGGGGCTGCCCGACAGCGCCAAAGCCTATATCGTGACCGCCGAGGGGCAAACCCTCTACACCACGGACCCCAATGCTCCCAATATCGACATTCGCGACAGAGAGTATTTTGCTGTCCCAGCCGGTGGGCAGCAGTTCTTCACCTCTTCGCTTCTTACCAGCCGCATTGACGGCAGCCCGATCTTCACGTTCAGCCAACGCCTTGAGCGGGAGGGGGCTTTTGTAGGTGTCGCGATCATTTCCTTTGATGCCGCCCTTCTGGGAGAGCTGCTGGCGTCTCTCGGCCTGGGACAAGGCGCGGCCTTAGCGATCTTGCGCGCAGATGGCATGCTGGTGGCCCGCTACCCCCCCGTCGACGGCCCCCTGGATTTGAGCCAACATGTGATCTTCAAAGACCATTTACCCAACGCGGATGCGGGGGCCTATATCAGCACGTCTCCCATAGACGGAGAGAAAAGATTTGTAGGCTACCAAACCCTCCCAGACAGCGCGCTCATCGCCATCGCCTCAGGGCGCTATGACGAAACGATGGCGCGCTTCTGGCGGCGTGTTCAGGTATTCTTGGCGATTGTCATTCCCACCATCCTGGCCCTCGCGGCATGTGCCATCTGGATCATCCGGCTTCTCAGGCGGGAGGCTCAAAAAAATGAGGCCCTTGAGACAGCGCTTGAGGCAAATACAATGCTGTTTCGTGAAATCCACCACCGGGTCAAAAACAACATGCAATCGATGCAGGCGCTGGTCGCCATGCACAAGCTTCCCAAAACCGTGGAGACCAACTTCAAACTGCGCCTTGCGGCCATGTCCACCGTCCATGAGCATATGTACAACCACGACAAATACGCCGCTCTGGATGCGCCCGCCTTCATCGCCTCGATGACGGAAAACATCTTCAAAGCCCATGGCGCGTCAGAACACCTAAGCCTTGATATCGACCGGATCTCAATCAGCCATGAGCAGGCCACATCGCTGGCGATGCTGATCAATGAAGTTGTCACCAACTCGCTGAAGTATGCGGGATCAGACAGAGACACTGCAGAGATCCGTATCCGCCTCAAGCTTCTCGGCAACAACAGGGCCAACCTCGTCATCGTCGACAACGGCCCGGGGTTTGACCCAAAAACACGCCCCCTCGGGATGGGCACCAAAATCATCCAGGGCATGGCCCTGCAGTTGCAAGGCACCTACAGCTATGCGTTCGACGGCGGGACGATCTTTTCTTTGGAGTTCCCTGTGGCATAG
- a CDS encoding pentapeptide repeat-containing protein, with product MTRYAHTGSSIMALFFCLAAPAIGQEEGQSKQLRMLGKCPGCAFEKLDLTGRKLTGVNLTSSHLRNVNFTGAGLNLSLFDHATFENVSFDAADLTGASFTGATFINVSFANAILKAAVFEDAVLIDTDLDAGLYCNTQMPDETMASTECN from the coding sequence ATGACCCGCTATGCCCACACAGGGTCCAGCATTATGGCCCTTTTCTTCTGCCTCGCCGCCCCCGCAATTGGCCAGGAAGAGGGCCAAAGTAAACAATTGCGCATGCTCGGAAAATGCCCTGGCTGTGCCTTCGAGAAGTTGGACCTCACGGGCCGGAAACTCACCGGCGTCAATCTGACGTCTTCTCACCTGCGAAATGTGAACTTTACGGGGGCTGGGTTGAACCTGTCGTTGTTCGACCATGCCACCTTTGAAAATGTTTCTTTTGATGCGGCTGACCTGACCGGGGCCAGCTTCACAGGGGCCACGTTCATCAACGTCTCCTTTGCAAACGCGATTTTGAAAGCAGCCGTCTTCGAAGACGCCGTCCTGATCGATACCGATCTTGATGCAGGCCTATACTGCAACACGCAAATGCCGGACGAAACGATGGCCAGCACGGAATGCAACTGA
- a CDS encoding response regulator has translation MNSKVVLLVEDEALILMDIEAALVDEGFDVVTAINGAKAIEVFEADPARVDAVVTDINLGKGPNGWELVRHIRAHQSEMPIVYMSGDSAHEWSAKGVPESVLIPKPFVHAQIITALSTLMNHSAQV, from the coding sequence ATGAATTCAAAAGTCGTTTTATTAGTTGAAGATGAGGCGCTCATTCTCATGGACATCGAAGCGGCCCTTGTTGACGAGGGGTTTGACGTGGTCACGGCGATCAACGGTGCCAAAGCCATTGAGGTTTTTGAGGCTGACCCCGCGCGGGTTGACGCTGTTGTGACAGACATAAATCTCGGCAAGGGGCCGAACGGGTGGGAACTCGTACGCCACATCCGGGCGCACCAATCTGAGATGCCGATCGTCTATATGAGTGGGGACAGCGCTCATGAATGGAGCGCCAAGGGTGTCCCCGAAAGTGTTCTGATTCCAAAGCCCTTCGTGCATGCTCAGATTATCACGGCACTCTCAACACTGATGAACCATTCGGCCCAAGTCTGA
- a CDS encoding response regulator → MNDFSKRSQCYVGGRGGSVLNGKKTMLKLLHVDDDADILELAKMSLELMDDIEVVDCVSGEEALSTVEEFKPDVFLLDVMMPGMSGLETLEKLRQVPGLESVPAIFMTAQVGVGTWTELFDLGAAEVIAKPFDPMTLGPEIKAALNR, encoded by the coding sequence TTGAATGATTTCAGCAAGCGATCACAGTGTTATGTTGGCGGTCGTGGCGGGAGCGTGCTGAATGGGAAGAAGACGATGCTAAAATTACTACATGTGGACGACGATGCTGACATTCTTGAGTTGGCGAAAATGTCTTTGGAGCTCATGGATGACATAGAAGTTGTCGACTGTGTCTCTGGGGAAGAAGCGCTCAGTACAGTTGAAGAGTTCAAGCCGGACGTATTTTTGCTTGATGTGATGATGCCGGGCATGTCCGGACTTGAGACGCTTGAGAAACTGCGCCAAGTGCCAGGACTTGAATCTGTGCCTGCCATCTTCATGACCGCGCAGGTGGGGGTAGGAACTTGGACGGAACTCTTTGACCTTGGCGCCGCAGAGGTGATTGCCAAGCCGTTTGATCCAATGACCTTGGGCCCGGAAATTAAAGCAGCCCTGAACCGATAA